A single genomic interval of Nostoc commune NIES-4072 harbors:
- the hpnI gene encoding bacteriohopanetetrol glucosamine biosynthesis glycosyltransferase HpnI: protein MFVSNFLRISHSIIIDFLVILCIFSVCFYHYAIYAAITFFGHPQPTDREFHPPVSILKPLCGVDSDAYENLASFCQQDYPEYQIIFAVRNSKDPCIEVVEKIIHNYSDLDILLIVSDRVIGTNLKVSNLANAAAKAKYEILVLADSDIRVGTDYLQRVIQPLQDESVGVVTCMYRSLTQGWVSTFEAIGTSTEFHAGVLVSNIQENGIKYAFGSTIAIPKKVLEAIGGFEAIADYLADDFQLGYLPVQAGYKVVLSDYVVEHVQKSNNLVDAIKRQIRWARGKRISRPWGYLGLIFTYGVVTSLLLLIATNGSILGWVGLCICWVTRLVMAWVVGTISLKDPIVKKFLWLIPGRDLLSFVIWCFGFIGNTIEWRGQQLKLTKEGKLLLQEDRSSQLSIKVLISKL, encoded by the coding sequence ATGTTTGTATCTAACTTTTTAAGAATTTCTCATTCAATTATCATTGATTTTCTCGTAATTTTATGCATATTCTCTGTCTGCTTTTATCACTATGCAATTTATGCAGCAATAACCTTTTTTGGTCATCCCCAGCCAACGGATCGAGAGTTTCATCCACCTGTTAGTATCCTCAAACCTCTTTGTGGAGTTGATAGCGATGCTTATGAAAACCTAGCCTCATTTTGTCAGCAGGACTATCCAGAATATCAAATCATCTTTGCTGTGCGAAATTCTAAAGACCCTTGCATAGAGGTTGTAGAGAAAATCATCCATAATTATTCAGATTTGGATATTCTGCTGATAGTAAGCGATCGCGTCATCGGTACAAACCTCAAAGTTAGCAACTTGGCCAATGCCGCAGCCAAAGCTAAATACGAAATTTTAGTCCTTGCTGATAGTGATATCCGAGTTGGAACAGACTATTTACAAAGAGTTATCCAGCCGTTACAAGATGAAAGCGTTGGTGTCGTTACCTGTATGTATCGATCCTTAACTCAAGGATGGGTATCGACATTCGAGGCTATTGGTACTAGCACTGAGTTTCATGCTGGGGTTTTAGTCAGCAATATTCAAGAAAACGGTATAAAATATGCCTTTGGTTCCACTATTGCCATCCCTAAAAAAGTACTAGAAGCTATTGGTGGATTTGAAGCAATTGCTGATTATCTGGCAGATGATTTCCAACTTGGCTATCTACCTGTTCAAGCAGGTTACAAGGTTGTACTTTCCGACTATGTAGTTGAACATGTACAAAAAAGCAACAACTTAGTTGATGCTATCAAGCGCCAGATCCGTTGGGCGCGTGGTAAACGAATTTCTCGTCCTTGGGGTTATCTAGGACTAATTTTTACCTACGGTGTAGTCACCAGTTTGCTGCTGCTGATTGCCACCAATGGTTCAATACTAGGATGGGTAGGACTATGTATCTGTTGGGTAACAAGATTGGTGATGGCTTGGGTTGTTGGTACTATTAGTCTGAAAGATCCAATTGTCAAAAAGTTTCTGTGGCTCATTCCTGGGCGCGACTTGTTAAGCTTTGTTATTTGGTGTTTTGGCTTTATCGGAAACACTATAGAGTGGCGGGGGCAGCAACTAAAGCTTACTAAAGAGGGAAAGCTACTACTACAAGAAGACAGAAGTTCTCAATTATCAATTAAAGTTTTGATTAGTAAACTGTAG